The following coding sequences are from one Betaproteobacteria bacterium window:
- a CDS encoding efflux RND transporter periplasmic adaptor subunit, which produces MNKLPVGRSLLVLGVVAALAGGGFWYFRDRAAQAPEQRYKFQEAVKGEVVQTVSANGILTPLILVNVGTQVSGTVRRLHVDFNQKVEKGQPLLELDQSLLEAQARSSAANVANIAASFDLAKANEARMKALLEKEYVSRQEYDQALQTLKSSRAQLAQARAVADRDRVNLGYTVITSPVAGTVVARLVDIGQTVAASFQTPTLIQIAQDLSKMAIDTSFAEADIGNIREGQKVRFTVDAFPNKSFQGEVKQIRLNPTNQQNVVTYNVRVAVDNPEQLLLPGMTAYTSIAVSRRDDVLLVPNAALRFKPAEEREASAAARQGQPSGPGVGAPMGPPSGGQGGGAGRKKRDSGSATVHVLENGQLKPVSVQLGITDNRNTEVTGGDLQPGARVAIGDANGVVKSSSSVGMRLF; this is translated from the coding sequence ATGAATAAACTTCCCGTGGGCAGGAGCCTTCTGGTCCTTGGTGTGGTCGCCGCCCTCGCCGGTGGCGGATTCTGGTATTTCCGCGACAGGGCCGCCCAGGCGCCGGAGCAGCGCTACAAGTTTCAGGAGGCGGTCAAAGGCGAGGTGGTGCAGACGGTGTCCGCCAACGGCATCCTGACGCCGCTCATCCTGGTCAACGTGGGCACCCAGGTTTCCGGAACGGTGCGTCGGCTCCATGTCGATTTCAACCAGAAGGTGGAAAAGGGCCAGCCATTGCTCGAACTCGACCAGTCGCTGCTTGAAGCCCAGGCCCGGTCGAGCGCGGCCAATGTAGCCAATATCGCCGCTTCCTTCGACCTGGCCAAGGCCAACGAGGCGCGCATGAAGGCGCTGCTCGAAAAGGAGTATGTTTCCCGCCAGGAGTACGACCAGGCCCTGCAGACCCTCAAATCCTCCCGGGCCCAGTTGGCCCAGGCCCGGGCGGTAGCCGACCGGGACCGGGTGAACCTGGGCTACACGGTCATCACCTCGCCGGTGGCCGGCACCGTGGTGGCGCGGCTGGTGGATATCGGCCAGACGGTGGCGGCCAGTTTCCAGACGCCTACGCTGATCCAGATTGCCCAGGATCTTTCCAAGATGGCCATCGACACCAGTTTTGCCGAAGCCGACATCGGCAACATCAGGGAGGGGCAGAAGGTGCGTTTCACCGTCGATGCCTTCCCCAACAAGAGTTTTCAGGGCGAGGTGAAGCAGATTCGCCTCAATCCCACCAATCAGCAGAACGTCGTGACGTACAACGTCCGCGTGGCCGTGGATAACCCGGAGCAACTGCTGTTGCCGGGAATGACGGCCTATACCAGCATTGCGGTCAGCCGGCGCGACGACGTGCTGCTGGTACCCAACGCTGCCTTGCGCTTCAAACCGGCGGAGGAACGCGAGGCGTCGGCGGCTGCACGGCAGGGGCAGCCTTCCGGTCCTGGCGTCGGGGCGCCGATGGGGCCGCCTTCGGGCGGCCAGGGCGGCGGGGCCGGCCGCAAGAAGCGGGACAGCGGTTCGGCTACCGTCCATGTCCTTGAAAACGGCCAGTTGAAACCGGTTTCCGTCCAGCTGGGCATTACCGACAACCGCAACACCGAAGTCACCGGCGGCGACCTGCAGCCCGGGGCCCGGGTGGCGATAGGCGATGCCAACGGGGTCGTCAAATCCTCCAGCAGCGTGGGGATGCGGCTCTTCTGA
- a CDS encoding ABC transporter permease: MLKAMLFEAWRSMGANRLRTALTMLGMVIGVGAVVIMMAIGQGAQYAVQQSIATMGSNLFVVLAGSFTSSGVRSGSAGAPTLNIADAEAIAELDGVQTVAPVHQGTRQLVYGSNNWNSTVVGTTPAYLDARSWNLVAGHAFSDSDVRSSTRVAIVGQTVVKNLFGDDDPIGKTFRIQGSPFTVIGVLAGKGQNLNGQDQDDTLQIPLSTAQRKVFGTPFLGSVRMIMVQAVSAEAMPQVEEAMVGLLRQRHRLRDGMENDFYLRNLAAVADSAAETTRTMSLLLGAIASVSLLVGGIGIMNIMLVSVTERTREIGIRMAIGARERDILTQFLLEAIIISIAGCLIGLVLGVGIALLVNAITDMVIVISGGAVLVAFAVAAGVGVFFGFYPARKAARLDPIEALRYQ, from the coding sequence ATGCTGAAGGCCATGCTCTTCGAGGCCTGGCGCTCCATGGGCGCCAACCGCCTGCGCACGGCGCTGACCATGCTGGGCATGGTGATCGGCGTCGGTGCCGTGGTCATCATGATGGCCATCGGCCAGGGCGCCCAGTACGCGGTACAGCAATCCATCGCCACCATGGGCAGCAACCTGTTCGTCGTCCTGGCCGGTTCCTTCACCAGCAGCGGCGTGCGCAGCGGTTCGGCCGGCGCGCCGACCCTGAACATCGCCGATGCGGAGGCCATCGCCGAACTGGACGGCGTGCAGACCGTCGCCCCGGTGCACCAGGGCACGCGGCAACTGGTCTATGGCTCGAACAACTGGAATTCCACCGTGGTGGGGACGACGCCGGCCTACCTCGATGCCCGTTCCTGGAACCTGGTCGCCGGCCATGCCTTCAGCGATTCCGACGTGCGTTCGTCCACCCGGGTGGCCATCGTCGGCCAGACGGTGGTCAAGAACCTCTTCGGGGACGACGATCCGATCGGCAAGACCTTCCGCATCCAGGGCAGCCCCTTCACCGTCATCGGCGTCCTCGCCGGCAAGGGCCAGAACCTCAACGGCCAGGACCAGGACGACACCTTGCAGATTCCCCTTTCGACGGCCCAGCGCAAGGTCTTTGGCACACCCTTCCTGGGATCGGTGCGCATGATCATGGTGCAGGCCGTCAGTGCCGAGGCCATGCCCCAGGTGGAAGAAGCCATGGTGGGGCTCCTGCGTCAGCGCCACCGCCTGCGGGACGGCATGGAGAACGATTTTTACCTGCGCAACCTTGCTGCGGTGGCCGATTCCGCCGCAGAGACCACCCGCACCATGTCCCTGCTGCTGGGTGCCATTGCCTCGGTTTCTCTGCTGGTGGGCGGCATCGGCATCATGAACATCATGCTGGTGTCGGTCACCGAACGCACCCGGGAAATCGGTATCCGCATGGCCATCGGCGCCCGGGAGCGGGACATCCTCACCCAGTTTCTCCTCGAAGCCATCATCATTTCCATCGCCGGATGCCTGATCGGGCTCGTCCTCGGCGTCGGCATCGCGCTCCTGGTCAATGCCATCACCGACATGGTCATCGTCATCTCCGGCGGCGCCGTGCTGGTGGCCTTCGCCGTGGCAGCGGGCGTGGGCGTGTTTTTCGGATTCTATCCGGCGCGGAAGGCGGCAAGGCTGGATCCCATCGAGGCCCTGCGCTACCAGTAG
- a CDS encoding CapA family protein, producing the protein MALIALLGATLPPAQAEPLRLTFVGDVMLADGPGRVIARGGDPLEAFAPILAEADYVIGNLECALAAAGTPRPNKIFSFRAEPAAMAVLKGRFHALGVANNHSGDYGQEAFLETLQRLRQAGITPFGGGRNLAEAHAPLWIEARGLRVAVLAYNEFKPRAFEAGPDWPGVAWSEDSQVVADIRAARAAGADLVIPFMHWGWEREPQPGERQRQLARLMIDAGADAVVGGHPHVTQGAEHYRGKPIVYSLGNFVFDGFESAEARLGWVLHLKLEKSGVVAWETRAARIDADGVPHPAPGLATPCGWAGEDSVRECLNPEPAAPPAPVAATDQ; encoded by the coding sequence ATGGCGCTGATCGCCCTTCTGGGCGCCACGCTGCCTCCCGCCCAGGCCGAGCCCCTGCGCCTGACCTTCGTTGGCGACGTGATGCTGGCCGATGGCCCCGGCCGGGTGATCGCCCGCGGCGGGGATCCCCTGGAGGCTTTCGCGCCCATCCTGGCCGAGGCAGACTACGTCATCGGCAACCTTGAATGCGCCCTGGCGGCGGCGGGAACCCCCCGCCCCAACAAGATTTTCAGCTTCCGCGCCGAACCCGCGGCGATGGCCGTGCTCAAGGGCCGCTTCCACGCCCTGGGCGTCGCCAATAATCACTCCGGTGACTACGGGCAGGAGGCCTTCCTGGAAACCCTGCAACGCCTGCGGCAGGCGGGCATCACCCCCTTCGGCGGGGGGCGCAACCTGGCCGAAGCTCACGCCCCCCTATGGATCGAGGCCCGGGGCCTGCGCGTCGCCGTCCTGGCCTACAACGAATTCAAGCCGCGGGCCTTCGAGGCCGGCCCCGACTGGCCCGGCGTCGCCTGGAGCGAGGACAGCCAGGTGGTGGCCGACATCCGGGCCGCCCGGGCCGCCGGTGCCGATCTCGTCATCCCTTTCATGCACTGGGGCTGGGAACGCGAGCCCCAGCCCGGCGAGCGGCAACGCCAGCTCGCCCGCCTCATGATCGACGCCGGGGCCGACGCCGTGGTCGGCGGCCACCCCCATGTCACCCAGGGCGCCGAACACTACCGCGGAAAACCCATCGTCTACAGCCTGGGCAACTTCGTCTTCGATGGGTTCGAATCCGCCGAGGCCCGCCTGGGCTGGGTTTTGCACCTGAAACTGGAAAAATCCGGGGTCGTCGCCTGGGAGACCCGCGCGGCCCGCATCGACGCCGACGGCGTCCCTCACCCTGCCCCGGGATTGGCTACCCCCTGCGGTTGGGCCGGGGAAGACAGCGTGCGGGAATGCCTCAACCCGGAGCCTGCTGCGCCGCCGGCCCCAGTGGCGGCTACGGATCAGTAG
- a CDS encoding hemerythrin domain-containing protein: MKTLREFVALSQAHYHAVKLALDVKQATARGDTERIAAVADRVVGQMEGELEAHFRLEEALLLPAMKEAGHAGLTSRALVEHRLMREAAAALAVPSAPLLESFADLLLSHVRFEEEQVFPAARGCLDEETLAAIAAY, from the coding sequence ATGAAAACCTTGCGAGAGTTCGTTGCCCTGTCCCAGGCCCACTATCATGCGGTGAAGCTTGCCCTGGACGTCAAGCAGGCCACTGCCAGGGGCGACACCGAGCGCATTGCCGCCGTGGCCGATAGAGTCGTCGGTCAGATGGAAGGGGAACTGGAAGCCCACTTCCGCCTGGAAGAAGCCCTCCTTCTGCCCGCCATGAAGGAAGCCGGCCACGCCGGACTGACCAGCCGCGCCTTGGTGGAGCACCGACTCATGCGGGAAGCCGCAGCAGCCCTCGCCGTGCCGAGTGCACCCCTCCTGGAAAGTTTTGCCGACCTGCTCCTGAGCCACGTCCGTTTCGAGGAGGAGCAGGTTTTTCCCGCCGCCCGGGGCTGCCTGGACGAGGAGACCCTGGCGGCCATCGCGGCCTACTGA
- a CDS encoding nucleoside deaminase, with protein sequence MDEFYLNRALALAAASVPRGEGGPFGAVVVREGEIIGEAWNQVVASRDPTAHAEVLAIRAACARIDHFHLDGCVLYASSEPCPLCLAAAYWARIARIVYANPRAAAAAAGFCDHDLYEEFRAPPEARRLPVQHLALPDAAAPFAAWTRLAQRKLY encoded by the coding sequence ATGGATGAATTTTATCTAAATCGCGCCCTGGCGCTCGCGGCGGCCTCCGTTCCGCGCGGCGAAGGGGGGCCCTTCGGCGCCGTGGTCGTACGCGAGGGTGAAATCATCGGCGAGGCCTGGAACCAGGTGGTCGCTTCCCGCGACCCCACCGCCCACGCCGAGGTTCTGGCCATTCGCGCCGCCTGCGCCCGCATCGACCATTTTCATCTGGACGGCTGCGTGCTCTACGCCTCCAGCGAGCCCTGCCCCCTGTGCCTGGCGGCGGCCTACTGGGCCCGCATCGCGCGCATCGTCTACGCCAACCCACGGGCCGCCGCGGCCGCCGCGGGGTTCTGCGACCACGATCTGTACGAGGAATTCCGCGCTCCGCCCGAGGCACGGCGCCTCCCCGTGCAGCACCTCGCCCTGCCCGACGCCGCAGCCCCCTTTGCCGCCTGGACCCGGTTGGCCCAAAGAAAGCTCTATTGA
- a CDS encoding ABC transporter ATP-binding protein: MDRSPPENPAPPENSAGGARSRGAVIRVAGLSKSYVTAAGPFPALKGVDLTLDAGEFVAIMGPSGSGKSTFMNLLGCLDTPTAGDYFLAGRNVAHLDKDELARLRNRTIGFVFQGFNLLPRMSLEDNVGLPLVYAGVDAEARRARAREMLAKVGLGDYAQSLPSRISGGQQQRVAIARALVNQPPLILADEPTGNLDSHTSEEIMALFSALNEEGISIVLVTHEQDVADHAGRQVRFRDGLIVSDARVPHRHPGPPARDSARDRLEGEGTPLLPLQGGGSRGFAEDRSAPDSREEEGGAGSPC; encoded by the coding sequence ATGGACCGCTCGCCCCCGGAAAATCCAGCCCCCCCTGAAAATTCTGCCGGCGGCGCTCGCTCGCGGGGGGCGGTCATTCGCGTCGCCGGCCTGAGCAAGTCCTATGTCACTGCCGCTGGCCCCTTCCCCGCCCTCAAGGGCGTGGACCTCACCCTCGACGCGGGCGAATTCGTCGCCATCATGGGGCCGTCCGGCTCGGGCAAGTCCACCTTCATGAACCTCCTCGGCTGCCTCGATACGCCGACGGCGGGGGACTATTTTCTCGCCGGCCGCAATGTCGCCCACCTGGACAAGGACGAGCTGGCCCGCTTGCGCAACCGGACCATCGGCTTCGTTTTTCAAGGCTTCAATCTCCTGCCGCGCATGAGCCTGGAGGACAACGTCGGCCTGCCCCTCGTCTACGCCGGAGTCGATGCCGAGGCACGTCGAGCACGGGCGCGGGAGATGCTCGCCAAGGTGGGGCTCGGGGACTACGCCCAGTCGCTCCCCAGCCGCATTTCCGGCGGCCAGCAGCAGCGGGTGGCCATCGCCCGCGCCCTGGTCAATCAGCCGCCGCTGATTCTGGCCGATGAACCCACGGGCAATCTGGACAGCCACACCAGCGAGGAAATCATGGCGCTGTTCAGCGCCCTGAACGAAGAGGGCATCAGCATCGTCCTGGTGACCCACGAGCAGGACGTTGCCGACCATGCCGGACGCCAGGTGCGCTTTCGCGACGGCCTCATCGTCAGCGACGCCAGGGTGCCCCATCGCCACCCTGGCCCTCCCGCCCGCGACAGCGCTCGGGACAGGCTTGAAGGGGAGGGCACTCCTCTCCTCCCCCTACAAGGGGGGGGAAGCCGGGGTTTCGCAGAGGATCGCTCTGCGCCGGACAGCCGGGAGGAGGAAGGAGGAGCGGGTTCCCCATGCTGA